A genomic segment from Vanacampus margaritifer isolate UIUO_Vmar chromosome 3, RoL_Vmar_1.0, whole genome shotgun sequence encodes:
- the entpd4 gene encoding ectonucleoside triphosphate diphosphohydrolase 4 isoform X2 has protein sequence MGRISFSCLFPAAWHFSLPSQILPRLLPPSFRQLLFVGLLLFLLGTLYLLLVTGKLPASWITKENHFHSHMARVTDVDATDATNPDLNYGLVVDCGSSGSRMYVYCWPSHNGNPRKLLDIRQMRDQNRKSVVMKIKPGISKMAQTPEKASDYIYPLLSFAAEHIPKNKHIETPLYILCTAGMRILPESQQEAILEDLRTDIPVHFNFLFSDSHVEVISGKQEGVYAWIGINFVLGKFNHAHNGDAVVEVNVPGSDQQEALVRKRTAGVLDMGGVSTQIAFEVPKTEEMAKNLLAEFNLGCDAHQTDHVYRVYVSTFLGFGGNAARQRYEDNLIKNTTTRNKLLGQHVGEMAESPVLDPCLPADLQDQIGTPEQKLHVLGTGDFDRCRHKLHSFLNHTSETQTSLNGIFQPAIDYNNSQFYGFSEFYYCTEDVLRMGGDYNASKYTQAAKSYCATQWKTLRERFDSGLYASHADLHRLQYQCFKSAWMYEVLHSGFSFPTDYKNLKTVFLVYDKEVQWTLGAILFRTRFLPLRDIQQESLKGVHSHWRHSFSFVNNHYLFLVCIFIVLLSIILYMLRLRRIHRRAAQRCSPSFVPWLEEGLGSPTLPINL, from the exons ATGGGCAG GATCAGCTTTTCCTGCCTTTTCCCAGCTGCCTGGCATTTCAGCCTGCCATCCCAGATCCTTCCTCGCCTCTTGCCCCCTTCATTCAGGCAGTTGCTCTTCGTTGGCCTGCTCCTCTTTCTCCTGGGAACCCTTTACCTGCTTCTGGTCACTGGAAAGTTGCCCGCCAGCTGGATAACAAAGGAAAACCACTTCCACAG CCATATGGCTCGGGTGACAGACGTGGACGCGACAGACGCAACCAATCCAGACCTGAACTATGGTTTGGTGGTGGATTGTGGCAGCAGTGGCTCCAGGATGTACGTGTACTGCTGGCCCAGTCACAACGGCAATCCGCGCAAGCTCTTGGACATTCGGCAAATGAGGGATCAAAATCGCAAGTCAGTGGTCATGAAGATCAAGCCAG GGATTTCTAAGATGGCACAAACACCAGAGAAAGCCAGTGACTACATCTATCCGCTGCTGAGCTTTGCAGCTGAACACATTCCCAAAAACAAGCACATCGAAACACCGCTTTACATCTTGTGCACAGCTGGAATGAGAATTCTGCCTGAGAG TCAACAGGAGGCGATTCTGGAAGATTTGAGAACAGACATCCCGGTGCACTTCAACTTCCTGTTCTCGGATTCTCACGTGGAAGTCATTTCTGGAAAACAGGAAG GTGTCTATGCATGGATTGGAATCAACTTTGTCCTTGGAAAATTTAATCATGCACACAATG GAGACGCTGTTGTCGAGGTCAATGTCCCAGGCAGTGACCAACAGGAGGCACTAGTCAGAAAAAGGACTGCTGGTGTTTTGGACATGGGCGGAGTTTCCACACAAATAGCATTTGAAGTGCCCAAAACT GAGGAAATGGCCAAGAATTTACTGGCAGAATTCAATCTCGGATGCGATGCCCATCAGACTGATCACGTGTACCGTGTGTACGTGTCCACTTTCCTGGGTTTCGGAGGAAACGCAGCACGCCAAAGATACGAGGATAACCTCATAAAAAACACCACCACTCGAAATAA GCTGTTAGGTCAGCATGTCGGCGAGATGGCAGAGTCCCCAGTGTTGGACCCCTGTCTCCCCGCAGACCTGCAGGACCAGATCGGCACCCCCGAACAGAAGCTCCATGTGCTCGGCACAGGCGATTTTGACCGGTGCCGACACAAGCTTCACTCCTTCCTGAACCACACCAGCGAGACTCAAACCTCTTTGAATGGCATCTTCCAGCCAGCCATTGACTACAACAATAGCCAGTTCTATGGCTTCTCTGAATTCTACTACTGCACGGAGGACGTGCTTCGTATGGGCGGAGACTATAACGCTTCCAAATATACCCAAGCTGCCAAG AGTTATTGTGCCACCCAGTGGAAGACTCTGAGGGAACGATTTGACTCCGGTTTGTACGCTTCCCACGCTGATCTACACAGACTCCA GTACCAATGTTTTAAATCGGCATGGATGTATGAAGTCCTACACTCAGGCTTCTCTTTCCCGACGGACTATAAAAACCTGAAAACTGTGTTTTTGGTCTATGATAAGGAGGTCCAGTGGACCCTCGGAGCTATTCTCTTCCGAACACGCTTTCTACCTTTGAG ggaTATCCAGCAGGAAAGTCTGAAAGGCGTGCACTCTCACTGGCGGCACAGCTTCTCCTTCGTCAACAACCACTACTTATTCCTGGTTTGTATCTTCATCGTCCTCCTGTCAATCATCTTGTACATGCTGCGACTTCGCCGAATCCACCGGCGCGCCGCGCAGCGCTGCTCTCCTTCGTTTGTGCCGTGGCTGGAGGAGGGCTTGGGCTCGCCGACACTCCCTATCAACCTCTAA
- the entpd4 gene encoding ectonucleoside triphosphate diphosphohydrolase 4 isoform X1 has product MGRISFSCLFPAAWHFSLPSQILPRLLPPSFRQLLFVGLLLFLLGTLYLLLVTGKLPASWITKENHFHSHMARVTDVDATDATNPDLNYGLVVDCGSSGSRMYVYCWPSHNGNPRKLLDIRQMRDQNRKSVVMKIKPGISKMAQTPEKASDYIYPLLSFAAEHIPKNKHIETPLYILCTAGMRILPESQQEAILEDLRTDIPVHFNFLFSDSHVEVISGKQEGVYAWIGINFVLGKFNHAHNGDAVVEVNVPGSDQQEALVRKRTAGVLDMGGVSTQIAFEVPKTVSFASPQQEEMAKNLLAEFNLGCDAHQTDHVYRVYVSTFLGFGGNAARQRYEDNLIKNTTTRNKLLGQHVGEMAESPVLDPCLPADLQDQIGTPEQKLHVLGTGDFDRCRHKLHSFLNHTSETQTSLNGIFQPAIDYNNSQFYGFSEFYYCTEDVLRMGGDYNASKYTQAAKSYCATQWKTLRERFDSGLYASHADLHRLQYQCFKSAWMYEVLHSGFSFPTDYKNLKTVFLVYDKEVQWTLGAILFRTRFLPLRDIQQESLKGVHSHWRHSFSFVNNHYLFLVCIFIVLLSIILYMLRLRRIHRRAAQRCSPSFVPWLEEGLGSPTLPINL; this is encoded by the exons ATGGGCAG GATCAGCTTTTCCTGCCTTTTCCCAGCTGCCTGGCATTTCAGCCTGCCATCCCAGATCCTTCCTCGCCTCTTGCCCCCTTCATTCAGGCAGTTGCTCTTCGTTGGCCTGCTCCTCTTTCTCCTGGGAACCCTTTACCTGCTTCTGGTCACTGGAAAGTTGCCCGCCAGCTGGATAACAAAGGAAAACCACTTCCACAG CCATATGGCTCGGGTGACAGACGTGGACGCGACAGACGCAACCAATCCAGACCTGAACTATGGTTTGGTGGTGGATTGTGGCAGCAGTGGCTCCAGGATGTACGTGTACTGCTGGCCCAGTCACAACGGCAATCCGCGCAAGCTCTTGGACATTCGGCAAATGAGGGATCAAAATCGCAAGTCAGTGGTCATGAAGATCAAGCCAG GGATTTCTAAGATGGCACAAACACCAGAGAAAGCCAGTGACTACATCTATCCGCTGCTGAGCTTTGCAGCTGAACACATTCCCAAAAACAAGCACATCGAAACACCGCTTTACATCTTGTGCACAGCTGGAATGAGAATTCTGCCTGAGAG TCAACAGGAGGCGATTCTGGAAGATTTGAGAACAGACATCCCGGTGCACTTCAACTTCCTGTTCTCGGATTCTCACGTGGAAGTCATTTCTGGAAAACAGGAAG GTGTCTATGCATGGATTGGAATCAACTTTGTCCTTGGAAAATTTAATCATGCACACAATG GAGACGCTGTTGTCGAGGTCAATGTCCCAGGCAGTGACCAACAGGAGGCACTAGTCAGAAAAAGGACTGCTGGTGTTTTGGACATGGGCGGAGTTTCCACACAAATAGCATTTGAAGTGCCCAAAACTGTAAGCTTTGCTTCTCCACAACAG GAGGAAATGGCCAAGAATTTACTGGCAGAATTCAATCTCGGATGCGATGCCCATCAGACTGATCACGTGTACCGTGTGTACGTGTCCACTTTCCTGGGTTTCGGAGGAAACGCAGCACGCCAAAGATACGAGGATAACCTCATAAAAAACACCACCACTCGAAATAA GCTGTTAGGTCAGCATGTCGGCGAGATGGCAGAGTCCCCAGTGTTGGACCCCTGTCTCCCCGCAGACCTGCAGGACCAGATCGGCACCCCCGAACAGAAGCTCCATGTGCTCGGCACAGGCGATTTTGACCGGTGCCGACACAAGCTTCACTCCTTCCTGAACCACACCAGCGAGACTCAAACCTCTTTGAATGGCATCTTCCAGCCAGCCATTGACTACAACAATAGCCAGTTCTATGGCTTCTCTGAATTCTACTACTGCACGGAGGACGTGCTTCGTATGGGCGGAGACTATAACGCTTCCAAATATACCCAAGCTGCCAAG AGTTATTGTGCCACCCAGTGGAAGACTCTGAGGGAACGATTTGACTCCGGTTTGTACGCTTCCCACGCTGATCTACACAGACTCCA GTACCAATGTTTTAAATCGGCATGGATGTATGAAGTCCTACACTCAGGCTTCTCTTTCCCGACGGACTATAAAAACCTGAAAACTGTGTTTTTGGTCTATGATAAGGAGGTCCAGTGGACCCTCGGAGCTATTCTCTTCCGAACACGCTTTCTACCTTTGAG ggaTATCCAGCAGGAAAGTCTGAAAGGCGTGCACTCTCACTGGCGGCACAGCTTCTCCTTCGTCAACAACCACTACTTATTCCTGGTTTGTATCTTCATCGTCCTCCTGTCAATCATCTTGTACATGCTGCGACTTCGCCGAATCCACCGGCGCGCCGCGCAGCGCTGCTCTCCTTCGTTTGTGCCGTGGCTGGAGGAGGGCTTGGGCTCGCCGACACTCCCTATCAACCTCTAA
- the nkx3-1 gene encoding homeobox protein Nkx-3.1, whose amino-acid sequence MSDPVKPRTSFLIEDILSLKDNAGFVGKCLTQTKEEWQADANKLSESTLVARTASPDTSCPGTSEPAGLASAEKPKRSRAAFTHLQVLELEKKFNHQKYLSAPERAQLADVLRLTETQVKIWFQNRRYKTKRKQQASEFLKDTYQADGLEPVVFFSSFCRAYQCRPYLWDYGGTWRPALW is encoded by the exons ATGTCCGATCCGGTCAAACCTCGGACGTCTTTCCTCATCGAGGACATCCTCTCGCTGAAAGACAACGCGGGCTTTGTTGGGAAATGCCTCACCCAAACCAAAGAAGAATGGCAAGCAGATGCCAACAAGTTGTCAGAGTCGACATTAGTGGCGCGCACAG CATCTCCGGACACATCCTGCCCCGGCACGTCCGAGCCGGCCGGCTTGGCGTCGGCGGAAAAACCCAAACGCTCCCGAGCGGCGTTCACGCACCTCCAAGTGCTGGAGCTGGAGAAGAAGTTCAACCACCAGAAGTACCTGTCGGCCCCCGAGAGAGCCCAGCTGGCCGACGTGTTAAGACTGACCGAGACCCAGGTGAAGATCTGGTTTCAGAACCGCAGGTACAAAACCAAGAGGAAGCAGCAGGCGTCGGAGTTCCTCAAGGACACGTACCAAGCGGACGGACTGGAGCCGGTGGTGTTCTTCAGCTCTTTTTGTAGGGCGTACCAGTGCAGACCCTACTTGTGGGACTACGGCGGGACCTGGAGGCCTGCCTTgtggtga
- the slc25a37 gene encoding mitoferrin-1 isoform X2 translates to MEVSSERVLAPLEMSQTASQGGQPVPGDGDYESLPPHVSVTTHMTAGAVAGVLEHTVMYPVDSVKTRMQSLQPDPNARYRGVYEALRRIIRTEGFLRPLRGLNITMMGAGPAHALYFACYERVKHSLSDVIKSGGNSHLANGVAGSVATVLHDAVMNPAEGRPLHHLRDDAGVAQPPQTLPPRHAHRVRGGGRRHLGRHHYAAGRVQDVAQHAGERGAQLHEHQRPFVGNGQHVQDGVQAGRPGGFLQRRAGPSDLPDAIHGHCLVRLRVLQVLPNQAGGQTRFQEWKVNVAAR, encoded by the exons ATGGAGGTGAGCTCGGAGCGTGTGCTGGCACCGCTGGAGATGTCGCAGACGGCGAGCCAAGGCGGCCAGCCCGTTCCTGGCGACGGCGACTACGAGAGCTTGCCGCCTCATGTCTCGGTGACGACGCACATGACAGCGGGCGCAGTGGCTGGCGTGCTGGAGCACACGGTCATGTATCCCGTGGACTCCGTCAAG ACAAGGATGCAGAGCCTGCAGCCCGACCCCAATGCCCGCTATCGAGGTGTGTACGAAGCCCTGAGAAGGATCATCCGCACGGAGGGTTTCCTCAGACCGCTGAGGGGCCTCAACATCACCATGATGGGTGCCGGTCCCGCCCACGCGCTCTATTTCGCCTGCTACGAACGGGTCAAGCACTCCCTCAGCGACGTCATTAAAAGCGGAGGCAACAGCCACCTGGCCAACG GTGTTGCAGGCAGCGTGGCCACTGTCCTCCATGATGCCGTTATGAACCCTGCTGAAG GCCGTCCACTTCATCATCTACGAGACGATGCAGGAGTGGCTCAACCCCCACAGACACTACCACCCCGGCACGCACATCgtgtccggggcggcggccGGCGCCATCTCGGCCGCCATCACTACGCCGCTGGACGTGTGCAAGACGTTGCTCAACACGCAGGAGAACGTGGCGCTCAGCTCCATGAACATCAGCGGCCATTTGTCGGGAATGGCCAACACGTTCAGGACGGTGTACAAGCTGGGCGGCCCGGCGGCTTTCTTCAAAGGCGTGCAGGCCCGAGTGATCTACCAGATGCCATCCACGGCCATTGCCTGGTCCGTTTACGAGTTCTTCAAGTACTTCCTAACCAAGCAGGAGGCCAGACCCGTTTCCAGGAATGGAAAGTGAACGTGGCCGCGCGCTGA
- the slc25a37 gene encoding mitoferrin-1 isoform X1, whose protein sequence is MEVSSERVLAPLEMSQTASQGGQPVPGDGDYESLPPHVSVTTHMTAGAVAGVLEHTVMYPVDSVKTRMQSLQPDPNARYRGVYEALRRIIRTEGFLRPLRGLNITMMGAGPAHALYFACYERVKHSLSDVIKSGGNSHLANGVAGSVATVLHDAVMNPAEVVKQRMQMYKSPYRGLWDCVRTVTRAEGAGAFYRSYSTQLTMNIPFQAVHFIIYETMQEWLNPHRHYHPGTHIVSGAAAGAISAAITTPLDVCKTLLNTQENVALSSMNISGHLSGMANTFRTVYKLGGPAAFFKGVQARVIYQMPSTAIAWSVYEFFKYFLTKQEARPVSRNGK, encoded by the exons ATGGAGGTGAGCTCGGAGCGTGTGCTGGCACCGCTGGAGATGTCGCAGACGGCGAGCCAAGGCGGCCAGCCCGTTCCTGGCGACGGCGACTACGAGAGCTTGCCGCCTCATGTCTCGGTGACGACGCACATGACAGCGGGCGCAGTGGCTGGCGTGCTGGAGCACACGGTCATGTATCCCGTGGACTCCGTCAAG ACAAGGATGCAGAGCCTGCAGCCCGACCCCAATGCCCGCTATCGAGGTGTGTACGAAGCCCTGAGAAGGATCATCCGCACGGAGGGTTTCCTCAGACCGCTGAGGGGCCTCAACATCACCATGATGGGTGCCGGTCCCGCCCACGCGCTCTATTTCGCCTGCTACGAACGGGTCAAGCACTCCCTCAGCGACGTCATTAAAAGCGGAGGCAACAGCCACCTGGCCAACG GTGTTGCAGGCAGCGTGGCCACTGTCCTCCATGATGCCGTTATGAACCCTGCTGAAG TGGTGAAGCAGCGGATGCAAATGTACAAGTCGCCCTATCGTGGCCTTTGGGACTGCGTCCGCACGGTGACGCGCGCGGAGGGCGCGGGCGCCTTCTACCGCAGCTACAGCACGCAGCTGACCATGAACATCCCCTTCCAGGCCGTCCACTTCATCATCTACGAGACGATGCAGGAGTGGCTCAACCCCCACAGACACTACCACCCCGGCACGCACATCgtgtccggggcggcggccGGCGCCATCTCGGCCGCCATCACTACGCCGCTGGACGTGTGCAAGACGTTGCTCAACACGCAGGAGAACGTGGCGCTCAGCTCCATGAACATCAGCGGCCATTTGTCGGGAATGGCCAACACGTTCAGGACGGTGTACAAGCTGGGCGGCCCGGCGGCTTTCTTCAAAGGCGTGCAGGCCCGAGTGATCTACCAGATGCCATCCACGGCCATTGCCTGGTCCGTTTACGAGTTCTTCAAGTACTTCCTAACCAAGCAGGAGGCCAGACCCGTTTCCAGGAATGGAAAGTGA